A region from the Flexibacter flexilis DSM 6793 genome encodes:
- a CDS encoding NAD-dependent succinate-semialdehyde dehydrogenase, with the protein MSAIATINPQNNEIVRQFEPHSPAQVAQGIERANEAWLAWKNLPLAQRVTYVHRLSDVLLERKHELAQLAALEMGKVLRESISEIEKCALTCRFYAEKAEQMLAPQPVGTEASRCYVAFEPLGVVSAIMPWNYPYWQVFRFAAPALAAGNVIVLKHAPNVPQCALAIASVFEQAGFPENVYTNFFLPNERVHELISHELVRAVTFTGSSYAGSVVASLAGKYLKKTLLELGGSDAFVVLADADVQAVAQKAVKARFTNGGQGCTSAKRFIVEKPIAAAFTAALREKIAALQAGDPTDPQTSFGPMAREDLAQILLEQVQKSVAAGAQVLVGGARPTKVGAWFEPTLLTNVKRGMPAYDEEMFGAVASVIVVENAQEAVAVANDTPYGLGASVWTANTEKGEKIAAQIQAGCTFVNEIVRTDPRVPFGGVKQSGYGRELSHWGMHEFVNIKTVWVA; encoded by the coding sequence ATGTCTGCTATTGCAACCATTAATCCTCAAAATAACGAAATTGTACGGCAATTTGAGCCGCACAGCCCCGCGCAAGTGGCGCAGGGGATTGAGCGAGCCAATGAGGCTTGGCTTGCATGGAAAAATTTACCTCTTGCCCAACGCGTAACGTATGTGCATCGCCTGTCCGATGTTCTGCTGGAACGCAAACACGAACTTGCTCAGCTTGCCGCCCTCGAAATGGGTAAAGTGCTGCGCGAAAGCATCAGCGAAATAGAAAAATGTGCGCTTACGTGCCGTTTTTATGCCGAAAAAGCCGAACAAATGCTTGCTCCACAGCCAGTTGGCACGGAGGCTTCGCGTTGCTATGTGGCCTTTGAACCTTTGGGTGTGGTGTCTGCGATTATGCCTTGGAACTATCCATATTGGCAAGTGTTTCGGTTTGCTGCGCCTGCGCTGGCTGCTGGCAATGTGATTGTACTGAAACACGCGCCCAACGTACCGCAATGCGCGTTGGCCATTGCGTCTGTGTTCGAGCAAGCGGGTTTCCCCGAAAATGTTTACACAAACTTTTTTTTACCAAACGAAAGAGTACACGAACTAATTTCGCACGAACTGGTACGCGCAGTTACCTTTACGGGTAGCAGCTACGCGGGTTCTGTAGTGGCTTCATTGGCAGGTAAATATTTGAAAAAGACGCTGTTAGAACTTGGCGGAAGTGATGCCTTTGTGGTGCTCGCAGATGCCGACGTGCAGGCTGTGGCTCAAAAAGCCGTAAAAGCACGTTTCACCAATGGCGGGCAAGGTTGTACTTCGGCCAAGCGTTTTATTGTAGAAAAACCAATCGCGGCAGCATTTACGGCAGCTTTGCGCGAAAAAATCGCAGCTTTGCAGGCAGGCGACCCCACCGACCCACAAACCAGTTTTGGGCCAATGGCACGCGAAGACCTCGCCCAAATCCTGCTGGAGCAAGTGCAAAAAAGCGTTGCGGCAGGTGCACAAGTGCTGGTGGGTGGTGCTCGCCCCACGAAAGTAGGCGCGTGGTTTGAACCGACTTTGCTCACCAACGTAAAGCGCGGAATGCCTGCCTACGATGAAGAAATGTTTGGAGCGGTGGCCAGTGTGATTGTGGTAGAAAATGCCCAAGAAGCCGTCGCGGTGGCCAATGACACGCCTTATGGCTTGGGGGCTTCCGTCTGGACGGCCAACACCGAAAAAGGAGAAAAAATCGCGGCACAAATACAAGCGGGTTGTACTTTTGTGAATGAAATTGTACGCACAGACCCACGTGTTCCGTTTGGAGGCGTGAAGCAGTCGGGCTATGGCCGCGAGCTGTCGCACTGGGGAATGCACGAGTTCGTGAACATCAAAACCGTTTGGGTGGCGTAA
- a CDS encoding methionine ABC transporter permease gives MLNSNVSLLLQGLLETIFMTFAAGLLGFAIGLPVGIFLFLTRRGQLLEHAIYHRILSVWVNVFRSIPFIILIVWLIPFTRALVGTSIGVWAALVPLSIGAAPFIARLVENSLLEIPAGLIETARAMGANTYQIITKVLLPEALPSLINNATITLITLVGYSAMGGAVGAGGLGQIGYQYGYVGYDTFIMNAVLLLLVALVFIIQFTGETLSKKFNHR, from the coding sequence ATGCTTAATTCTAATGTGTCGCTGCTGCTGCAAGGCTTGCTCGAAACTATTTTTATGACTTTTGCCGCTGGGCTGTTGGGTTTTGCTATTGGCTTGCCTGTGGGCATTTTTTTGTTCCTGACGCGGCGCGGCCAACTGCTCGAACACGCCATTTATCACCGCATTTTGTCGGTTTGGGTCAATGTGTTTCGTTCTATTCCGTTTATTATTCTCATCGTTTGGCTTATTCCGTTCACGCGTGCGCTGGTGGGAACGTCTATTGGCGTGTGGGCGGCTTTAGTGCCATTAAGTATTGGAGCTGCGCCATTTATTGCGCGTTTGGTGGAAAATAGTTTGCTCGAAATTCCCGCAGGACTCATCGAAACGGCGCGCGCGATGGGTGCAAACACCTACCAGATTATCACTAAAGTTTTGTTGCCTGAAGCATTGCCTTCGCTAATCAACAACGCCACCATAACACTCATTACACTGGTCGGTTATTCGGCCATGGGCGGAGCTGTTGGCGCGGGAGGTTTAGGCCAAATCGGATACCAATACGGTTATGTCGGGTACGATACATTCATTATGAATGCTGTATTGCTGCTGCTCGTAGCCTTAGTTTTTATCATTCAATTTACGGGCGAAACGCTTTCCAAAAAATTTAATCACCGATAA
- a CDS encoding acyl-CoA thioesterase → MAKQKFARESFVITTEMVMPNETNPLNNLMGGHLMHSMDVAAALAAQRHSNRIVVTASVDNISFSRPIPLGAAVTYEAKVTRAFNSSMEVHIIVHAEDIPSGQRFKSNEAFFTFVAVDQTGRPIDVPELIPETEDEKNMYDYALRRRQLRLVLAGRLKPSDATELKSIFKLDE, encoded by the coding sequence ATGGCCAAGCAAAAATTTGCCCGCGAATCATTTGTCATTACGACGGAAATGGTAATGCCCAACGAAACCAATCCCCTCAACAACTTGATGGGAGGCCATTTGATGCACAGCATGGACGTAGCAGCCGCCTTGGCCGCCCAACGCCACAGTAATCGCATCGTCGTAACCGCTTCGGTGGACAATATTTCTTTTTCGCGGCCTATTCCTTTGGGTGCTGCCGTTACTTACGAAGCCAAAGTTACGCGTGCGTTCAACTCTTCGATGGAAGTACACATTATCGTACACGCCGAAGACATTCCCTCAGGCCAACGTTTCAAAAGCAACGAGGCGTTTTTTACGTTTGTGGCCGTTGACCAAACAGGCCGCCCCATAGATGTACCCGAACTCATTCCAGAGACAGAAGACGAAAAGAATATGTATGATTACGCCCTCCGTCGCAGGCAGTTACGTTTGGTATTAGCTGGCCGTCTCAAGCCATCAGATGCCACCGAACTCAAATCTATTTTCAAGTTAGATGAATAA
- a CDS encoding trimeric intracellular cation channel family protein encodes MQVQYWFELFGTAFFAVSGALSATEKARADWFGATFIGYITAIGGGSLRDVLLGNYPIAWIKDVNMIYAVFAGIVMAKVFYSYFIKLKKTFFLFDTLGIALFTVVGTAKAISLGVGNINAAIMGMFTAVFGGVIRDMLTNEIPVIFQKEIYATACFAGALLYLTLHSYGVNFDYNLAISGSIIIIIRVLAVRYDWQLPQFKKHE; translated from the coding sequence ATGCAAGTACAATATTGGTTTGAGTTGTTCGGAACGGCATTTTTTGCCGTTTCGGGCGCACTCTCCGCTACCGAAAAAGCCCGCGCCGACTGGTTTGGGGCTACGTTTATTGGATACATTACGGCCATCGGAGGCGGCTCGCTGCGCGATGTGTTGCTGGGCAACTACCCGATTGCTTGGATAAAAGATGTAAACATGATTTATGCCGTGTTTGCGGGCATCGTGATGGCCAAAGTGTTTTATTCGTATTTTATCAAACTCAAAAAAACGTTTTTTCTGTTCGATACGCTGGGCATCGCCTTGTTTACGGTGGTTGGGACGGCCAAAGCCATTTCTTTGGGAGTCGGCAACATCAACGCGGCCATTATGGGAATGTTTACGGCGGTTTTTGGAGGTGTGATTCGGGACATGCTCACCAACGAAATTCCTGTTATTTTTCAAAAAGAAATCTATGCAACAGCTTGTTTTGCAGGTGCTTTACTGTACCTGACGCTTCATAGCTATGGTGTAAATTTTGATTATAACTTGGCTATTTCGGGTAGTATTATTATTATAATTCGAGTGCTGGCGGTTCGCTACGACTGGCAACTTCCGCAATTTAAGAAACATGAATAA
- a CDS encoding cell division protein ZapA — translation MAVISIKIKIADREYPMKVEASEEEYIRRAAKQLNEAIVEYRERFGISDKLDILAMVAFDALADKIRTDNELTNTYKQLNGALAQLDAQISRELE, via the coding sequence ATGGCCGTTATTTCTATCAAAATAAAAATTGCCGACCGCGAATACCCCATGAAGGTAGAAGCCTCTGAAGAAGAGTACATTAGGCGTGCAGCCAAACAGCTCAACGAAGCAATTGTAGAATATCGAGAACGGTTCGGCATCAGTGATAAATTGGATATTTTGGCGATGGTGGCATTCGATGCACTCGCAGACAAAATAAGAACCGACAACGAACTGACTAACACATACAAGCAACTCAATGGCGCATTGGCGCAATTGGATGCACAGATAAGCAGAGAGTTAGAATAA
- the surE gene encoding 5'/3'-nucleotidase SurE → MSKKPLILISNDDGITSKGIRTLVEVMAEIGEVVVVAPDSPQSGMGHAITIGNTLRLDRSNQFGDLGVEAYQCSGTPADCVKLAKHHVLHDRRPDLVVSGINHGSNTSVSVLYSGTMSAAIEAALEGLPAIGFSLCDYSHDADFSHVRHWVKEITLKALANGIPEGITLNVNFPPHKAGEVKGLKVCRQARARWQEEFDQRKDPAGRSYFWLVGSFVNMETGDSSDSDEWAIANGYVSLVPCTFDLTAYKTMQQIQGWGL, encoded by the coding sequence ATGTCTAAAAAACCGTTAATTCTCATTTCTAACGACGACGGCATTACCTCCAAAGGTATCCGTACATTGGTAGAAGTGATGGCCGAAATTGGAGAAGTAGTTGTGGTAGCTCCCGACAGCCCGCAATCGGGCATGGGACACGCCATCACCATCGGCAATACGTTGCGCTTAGACCGCAGCAACCAATTTGGAGATTTGGGCGTAGAAGCCTATCAATGTTCGGGTACGCCTGCCGACTGTGTGAAACTGGCCAAACATCACGTGTTGCACGACCGCCGCCCTGATTTGGTGGTGAGTGGTATCAATCACGGTAGCAATACTTCCGTGAGCGTGTTGTATTCGGGCACAATGTCGGCAGCTATTGAGGCGGCTTTGGAAGGCTTGCCAGCGATTGGTTTTTCGCTTTGTGACTATAGCCACGATGCCGATTTTTCGCACGTGCGCCATTGGGTAAAAGAAATCACGCTCAAAGCCTTAGCCAATGGCATTCCTGAAGGCATTACGCTTAACGTGAATTTCCCGCCACACAAAGCAGGCGAAGTGAAAGGCCTAAAAGTTTGCCGCCAAGCGCGTGCCCGTTGGCAAGAAGAATTTGACCAACGCAAAGACCCCGCAGGCCGTTCGTATTTTTGGTTGGTGGGTAGCTTCGTGAACATGGAAACGGGCGATAGCTCCGACTCCGACGAATGGGCAATCGCTAACGGTTATGTTTCGTTGGTGCCTTGTACTTTCGACCTGACGGCCTACAAAACCATGCAGCAAATACAGGGTTGGGGTTTATAG
- a CDS encoding NFACT RNA binding domain-containing protein — protein sequence MHNNFFFLQQVAQSLKNKLTNWILATCFSQNKDELILGFCTTDQEFYIRAMLTQEISALSFPENFQRAKRNSVELFDEILNKTVLDVIQIPNERSFYFLFEDNFALLFKMHGNRANVILFENQKVTSVFKHSLSKDLEINFAELARPLDYHDAAYFLENGQNLKKAYPTLGNVPLTYWQQHGLDLLGLVEQWPHFEEMISVLEKPSSYYVGTLNDELILSLLPIFEDGQSRKYTNPLEAANQFAAEYARLYFSENEKSDALRLLQKRKEQTTNYIQKTETKLNGLESSARYEEIGHILMANLHNIKPRTEKITLEDFYRNQPLEIKLKADLSPQRNAENYYRKAKNQKVELDKLYENLDKKQQELARIETHINFIEKANSVKEIRKYLKDNKIISDQQKEEMALPYRRFEYEGFDIWVGKNAQHNDTLTQRYSHKEDLWLHARDVSGSHVLVKYKSGKPFPKSVIEKAASLAAYYSKRKTDTLCPVICTPKKFVRKVKGAAAGSVIVDKEDVILVRPAAFDEN from the coding sequence GTGCACAACAATTTTTTCTTTCTCCAGCAAGTAGCCCAGTCGCTCAAAAACAAATTAACTAACTGGATATTAGCTACTTGCTTTAGTCAAAACAAAGACGAACTTATCTTGGGTTTTTGCACCACCGACCAAGAGTTTTATATCCGTGCCATGCTCACGCAAGAAATTTCCGCGCTAAGTTTTCCCGAAAATTTCCAACGCGCCAAACGCAACAGCGTAGAACTTTTTGACGAAATTTTGAACAAAACTGTTCTGGACGTAATTCAAATCCCGAACGAACGCAGTTTTTATTTTTTATTTGAAGATAATTTCGCCTTACTTTTCAAAATGCACGGCAACCGCGCCAACGTCATTTTATTTGAAAATCAGAAAGTTACAAGTGTTTTCAAACATTCGCTTTCCAAAGATTTGGAGATAAATTTCGCGGAATTGGCTCGCCCGCTCGACTATCACGATGCGGCCTATTTTCTGGAAAATGGCCAAAATCTCAAAAAAGCCTATCCCACGTTGGGCAACGTGCCACTGACCTACTGGCAACAACACGGCTTGGATTTGCTGGGTTTGGTGGAACAATGGCCGCATTTTGAGGAAATGATTTCGGTGCTGGAAAAACCTTCGAGCTACTATGTCGGTACGCTCAACGACGAGTTAATTTTGTCGCTTTTACCGATTTTTGAAGATGGCCAATCTCGGAAATATACCAATCCACTGGAAGCGGCCAATCAGTTTGCTGCCGAATACGCAAGGCTGTATTTTTCGGAAAATGAAAAATCCGACGCGCTGCGGCTACTCCAAAAGCGTAAAGAACAGACAACCAATTACATACAAAAAACAGAAACCAAACTCAACGGTTTGGAAAGTAGTGCACGTTACGAAGAAATTGGCCATATTCTGATGGCTAACTTGCACAATATCAAGCCTCGAACCGAAAAAATTACGCTTGAGGATTTTTATAGAAATCAACCGCTCGAAATCAAGCTAAAGGCCGACCTTAGTCCGCAGCGCAACGCCGAAAACTATTACCGCAAAGCTAAAAATCAAAAAGTAGAGCTTGATAAATTGTACGAAAATCTGGATAAAAAACAGCAAGAACTCGCACGCATTGAGACGCATATTAATTTTATAGAAAAAGCCAACAGCGTAAAAGAAATCCGTAAGTACCTGAAAGACAACAAAATAATTTCAGACCAACAAAAAGAAGAAATGGCCCTGCCCTATCGCCGCTTCGAGTACGAAGGTTTTGACATTTGGGTTGGCAAAAACGCACAACACAACGACACACTTACGCAACGCTATTCGCACAAAGAAGACCTTTGGTTGCACGCCCGCGATGTGTCTGGGTCGCACGTCCTCGTAAAATACAAATCTGGCAAACCCTTTCCCAAATCTGTCATAGAAAAAGCCGCATCGCTGGCCGCCTATTATTCCAAACGCAAAACCGACACGCTTTGCCCCGTCATCTGCACACCCAAAAAGTTTGTGCGCAAGGTAAAAGGTGCGGCAGCTGGCTCTGTGATAGTGGACAAAGAAGACGTGATTTTGGTAAGGCCTGCGGCTTTCGATGAAAACTAA
- the metQ gene encoding methionine ABC transporter substrate-binding lipoprotein MetQ: MKNLSIITLFFSALTLFSCQKSAKENNPNHLKVGVTSGPERQIAEAAQKEAKDKYNLDVELVFFNDYVVPNEALNQGDIDLNAFQHVPYLEQQAKQRGYKLAVVGKTFVYPIVAYSNKIRNIRELANGSTIAIPNDPTNGGRSLLLLQQNSLLQLREGVGLLPKVTDITANPKQLNILEIEAPQLPRVLDDENVVLAIINSNFAAQAGLDPNKNGLLKEDKNSPYVNVIAAREDNQHEEKVQKFVKAYQSEAVLQAAEKAFGANAIKGW, translated from the coding sequence ATGAAAAATCTTAGCATCATTACATTGTTTTTCAGTGCATTAACTTTATTTTCTTGTCAGAAATCGGCCAAAGAAAACAATCCTAATCACCTAAAAGTAGGCGTTACTTCTGGCCCAGAAAGACAAATTGCGGAAGCTGCCCAAAAAGAGGCAAAAGACAAATATAACTTGGACGTGGAACTGGTTTTCTTTAATGATTATGTCGTTCCCAACGAAGCACTCAATCAGGGCGACATCGACCTTAACGCCTTCCAACACGTGCCGTATTTGGAGCAGCAAGCCAAACAACGCGGCTACAAACTCGCTGTTGTGGGCAAAACGTTCGTGTATCCGATAGTGGCTTATTCCAACAAAATCCGAAATATCAGGGAACTGGCCAACGGTAGCACCATCGCCATTCCCAACGACCCGACCAACGGAGGCCGTTCGTTGCTTTTGTTACAACAAAATAGCTTGCTCCAACTGCGCGAAGGCGTGGGTTTGCTGCCGAAAGTAACCGACATCACGGCCAACCCTAAGCAGCTCAACATTCTGGAAATAGAAGCCCCGCAACTTCCGAGAGTTTTGGACGACGAAAACGTCGTACTGGCCATTATTAACAGTAACTTTGCGGCGCAAGCTGGCCTTGACCCCAACAAAAATGGTTTGTTGAAAGAAGATAAAAATTCGCCTTATGTGAATGTTATTGCTGCCCGCGAAGACAACCAACACGAAGAAAAAGTACAGAAATTCGTAAAGGCCTATCAGTCGGAAGCGGTGCTACAAGCCGCCGAAAAAGCATTTGGTGCAAATGCAATAAAAGGCTGGTAA
- a CDS encoding PAS domain-containing protein: MNNQILRAILEKTSDSIIMLGLDLKITYINNTAQKMYDLLNGEQMEVGVDVREYLNPKCGGLILDANQKVLAGQSAELELLMTYKKTERWLKHQLPPIYDAEGKVWATLWIIQDIHHQKQAEIKLEESEAKFSSIFHSAPVTILIVDSNMCIVDANPETKNLFHYDLGELIGESINVLIPRRFWESHEVSLLTYTSNPTPYKLGTGRVFPALTKEGKEIFTEISLNNFILAGKKYFVALIQDVTQRIEHESIIESQVTQLQDIAWYQAHKVRSPLAKILGLVNLFQTEKDEEYKTLYLQYLKESADELDAVIHKVINDVYTKDLISKI, from the coding sequence ATGAACAATCAGATACTAAGAGCCATTTTGGAGAAAACAAGCGATAGCATCATTATGTTAGGGCTTGATTTAAAAATAACGTATATCAATAATACGGCTCAAAAGATGTATGATTTGCTCAATGGCGAGCAAATGGAAGTTGGGGTTGATGTGAGGGAATACCTGAATCCAAAGTGTGGGGGTTTAATTTTGGATGCGAATCAAAAGGTTTTGGCGGGTCAAAGTGCAGAATTGGAATTATTGATGACTTATAAAAAAACAGAACGTTGGCTCAAACATCAGTTGCCGCCGATTTATGATGCAGAAGGAAAGGTTTGGGCTACGTTATGGATTATACAGGATATTCATCACCAAAAACAAGCAGAAATTAAGCTGGAGGAGTCAGAAGCAAAATTTAGCAGTATTTTTCATTCTGCTCCCGTTACGATTCTGATTGTGGATAGTAATATGTGCATTGTTGATGCTAATCCTGAAACCAAAAATCTTTTTCATTATGATCTGGGGGAACTTATAGGGGAAAGTATTAATGTGCTAATTCCCAGACGATTTTGGGAAAGTCATGAGGTTTCTCTGCTTACTTATACCTCGAACCCTACACCCTATAAATTAGGAACGGGTCGCGTGTTTCCTGCTCTTACCAAAGAAGGGAAAGAAATTTTTACAGAAATCAGCCTTAATAATTTTATATTGGCTGGGAAAAAATATTTTGTGGCGTTGATACAAGATGTTACACAACGAATTGAACACGAGTCTATTATAGAAAGTCAGGTAACGCAGTTACAAGACATTGCATGGTATCAGGCGCACAAAGTAAGAAGCCCGCTGGCCAAAATATTGGGTTTGGTTAATTTGTTTCAGACAGAAAAAGACGAAGAATACAAAACGCTATACCTCCAATATTTGAAAGAGTCTGCCGATGAGTTAGACGCGGTTATTCACAAAGTGATTAATGACGTATATACCAAAGATTTGATTTCCAAAATCTAA
- the rny gene encoding ribonuclease Y has product MEIIIYVVAASLLSLFVGLWLGQKQLQKLYARKEQEAREKAALIIKEAEINGETIKKDRIFEAKEKFLKLKAEFEDESNKKKNIILQNENKVKQREQAVAKLQEQVNRKEAELDSEKENLRAQLDITNKKKDEAEKLRLQQVQKLEKIAGLTADEAKEQILEALKQEAQSKASSYIKDIIEEAKMTATKEAKKVVLETIQRTATEHAIENCVSVFNIESDDVKGKIIGREGRNIRALEAATGVEIIVDDTPEAIIISGFDPVRREIARLSLHRLVQDGRIHPARIEEIVSKTRKNIEEEILEIGERTAIDLGIHGLHPELIKLVGRMRFRSSYGQNLLQHSREVAKLCATMAAELGLNAKLAKRAGLLHDIGKVWPEEPELPHALLGMELAKKYKEHPEVCNAIGAHHDEIEMTSMLSPIVQACDAISGSRPGARREVMESYIKRLKDLETLALSFDGVTNCYAIQAGRELRVMVDADNVTDEKASMLSFQISQKIEKDMQYPGQIKVTVIREMRSVAYAK; this is encoded by the coding sequence ATGGAAATAATAATTTACGTCGTTGCCGCTTCTTTGCTTAGCCTATTTGTTGGGCTGTGGCTGGGTCAGAAACAACTTCAAAAGTTGTATGCTCGCAAAGAGCAAGAAGCCCGCGAGAAAGCTGCTCTCATCATTAAAGAAGCCGAAATTAATGGGGAAACCATTAAAAAAGATCGCATTTTTGAGGCTAAAGAAAAGTTTCTCAAACTCAAAGCTGAGTTTGAAGACGAGTCGAATAAAAAGAAAAACATCATCTTGCAAAATGAAAACAAAGTAAAACAACGCGAACAAGCCGTTGCCAAATTGCAAGAACAAGTAAACCGCAAAGAAGCCGAATTGGATAGCGAAAAAGAAAATCTACGCGCCCAACTCGACATCACCAACAAAAAGAAAGACGAAGCCGAAAAACTACGCCTTCAACAAGTACAAAAGCTGGAAAAAATAGCGGGTCTGACGGCAGATGAAGCCAAAGAACAAATACTGGAAGCACTCAAGCAAGAAGCCCAAAGTAAAGCCTCGTCTTACATCAAAGACATTATCGAAGAGGCTAAAATGACCGCTACGAAAGAAGCTAAAAAAGTGGTTTTGGAAACAATCCAACGCACTGCCACCGAACACGCCATCGAAAACTGTGTATCAGTTTTCAACATTGAAAGTGATGACGTGAAAGGTAAAATCATTGGTCGCGAAGGTCGTAATATCAGAGCTTTGGAAGCTGCCACAGGTGTGGAAATCATCGTGGATGATACGCCAGAAGCCATTATTATTTCGGGCTTCGACCCTGTGCGCCGCGAAATTGCTCGTCTTTCGTTGCACCGCCTCGTACAAGACGGACGTATTCATCCCGCACGTATTGAGGAGATTGTTTCCAAAACGCGCAAAAACATTGAAGAGGAAATCTTGGAAATTGGCGAACGTACGGCCATAGATTTAGGGATTCATGGTTTGCACCCAGAGCTTATCAAATTGGTAGGTCGTATGCGTTTCCGTTCTTCTTACGGTCAAAACTTGTTGCAACACTCGCGCGAAGTAGCCAAACTTTGTGCTACAATGGCCGCAGAATTGGGCTTAAATGCTAAACTTGCCAAACGTGCAGGTTTGTTGCACGACATCGGGAAAGTATGGCCAGAAGAACCCGAATTGCCTCACGCACTTTTGGGCATGGAACTTGCTAAAAAATACAAAGAACACCCAGAAGTTTGCAACGCTATCGGTGCGCACCACGACGAAATAGAAATGACTTCGATGCTTTCGCCTATCGTGCAGGCTTGCGATGCGATTTCGGGTTCGCGCCCAGGCGCACGCCGCGAGGTGATGGAGTCGTACATTAAGCGTCTGAAAGATTTGGAAACATTGGCCTTGTCGTTTGATGGCGTAACCAATTGCTACGCTATACAAGCAGGCCGCGAGTTGCGCGTGATGGTAGATGCCGACAACGTAACTGACGAAAAAGCCAGCATGTTATCTTTCCAAATTTCGCAGAAAATAGAAAAAGATATGCAATACCCAGGCCAAATCAAAGTAACGGTAATCCGCGAAATGCGCTCTGTGGCTTACGCAAAATAA